A genomic window from Chitinispirillales bacterium includes:
- a CDS encoding DNA-directed RNA polymerase subunit omega yields MSRISDAQYEMDLDKLEKERGISRYKAVLMVAKEARWLNDQQRIAGTELGGEKPISVALQRVFDGKVVETDDEAIG; encoded by the coding sequence GTGAGTAGAATCAGCGACGCGCAATATGAAATGGACCTCGACAAACTTGAAAAAGAACGAGGAATCAGCCGCTACAAAGCGGTCTTGATGGTTGCAAAAGAAGCAAGATGGCTTAACGACCAGCAAAGAATCGCAGGTACGGAATTGGGTGGAGAAAAACCGATTTCCGTCGCTCTTCAACGTGTATTTGACGGAAAAGTAGTCGAAACGGATGACGAAGCTATCGGCTGA